The following proteins are encoded in a genomic region of Deltaproteobacteria bacterium:
- a CDS encoding BON domain-containing protein — MRRFNRFATVSFAILLAALLGCAATAKHEGTGEYVDDTVITAKVKAAAVNEPSLKSSEINVESFKGTVQLSGFVSAQADINKAVEVARNVKGVKSVKNDMRVKGQQ, encoded by the coding sequence ATGAGACGATTCAATCGGTTCGCCACCGTCTCGTTCGCCATCCTGCTGGCTGCTCTCCTGGGATGCGCCGCGACGGCAAAGCATGAGGGCACCGGGGAGTATGTTGACGATACCGTGATTACTGCCAAAGTGAAGGCGGCAGCGGTCAACGAACCTTCGCTGAAATCGAGCGAGATCAACGTCGAAAGCTTCAAGGGGACGGTGCAGTTGAGCGGCTTCGTCAGTGCTCAGGCCGACATCAACAAGGCGGTCGAAGTTGCGCGCAACGTCAAGGGGGTCAAGTCCGTCAAGAACGACATGCGGGTGAAGGGGCAACAGTGA
- a CDS encoding methyltransferase domain-containing protein, with translation MNRLVASAQPARRALASPSERGALVDHRVNNPSQLRDVDRYNRRFYERCWRAASLLAMPGVRVPTKAEGLQVEIGCGLRPRLPLAEALFVDVSPTACTKLRRAGARVIRASIDALPFASGAVSQMYLFDILEHVRDDVGVGRELARVSAANGWLVLSTPMHMHRWHEFDRVVGHARRYEPRALVDLLCGFGFTLEGFARFGMRPRNSLLTRLGAYCLVHWPRTAFRFQERLLRLTQRRAQPTQLRRAGVDEFLVQVANADGAVTAWRHRGPN, from the coding sequence GTGAATCGACTCGTCGCCAGCGCGCAGCCGGCTCGGCGAGCACTGGCATCGCCGAGCGAGCGCGGGGCGCTCGTAGACCACCGCGTGAATAACCCTTCGCAACTCCGCGACGTCGATCGTTACAATCGTCGATTCTACGAACGCTGCTGGCGAGCCGCATCGCTGCTGGCGATGCCGGGCGTCCGAGTTCCGACCAAAGCTGAGGGGTTGCAAGTTGAAATTGGCTGTGGCCTGCGGCCGCGCCTGCCGCTCGCCGAGGCGCTGTTCGTCGATGTCAGTCCGACCGCCTGCACGAAACTACGGCGCGCCGGCGCGCGCGTCATCCGTGCGAGCATCGACGCGCTGCCGTTCGCGTCGGGTGCCGTATCGCAGATGTACTTGTTCGACATCCTGGAACACGTCCGCGACGACGTTGGTGTGGGGCGCGAGCTCGCGCGCGTGAGTGCGGCAAATGGATGGCTCGTCCTGAGCACGCCGATGCACATGCATCGGTGGCATGAGTTCGACCGCGTCGTCGGTCATGCGCGCCGGTACGAGCCGCGGGCGTTGGTGGATCTGCTCTGCGGATTCGGGTTCACGCTCGAAGGCTTTGCGCGTTTCGGCATGCGGCCGCGCAATTCATTGCTCACTCGGCTTGGCGCGTACTGTCTGGTGCACTGGCCACGGACGGCGTTCCGGTTCCAAGAGCGGCTCCTGCGCCTGACGCAACGCCGGGCGCAGCCGACGCAGTTGCGGCGTGCCGGTGTGGATGAGTTTCTTGTCCAGGTGGCGAACGCGGATGGGGCCGTGACGGCGTGGCGCCATCGCGGACCCAATTGA
- a CDS encoding phage holin family protein yields the protein MELAEPSGTNSDSAGGDSFTDESSVASSIEHLVAGSQGVITKRIDLALLEGRELLSRSIERAALVGAGMVLATAAWFAGAGAFVLLVAPDASPVIRLAAFGLLNGAGAVGLVTLAMRHSRPPTRVRPNGNGPTRQREPLPAEGKN from the coding sequence GTGGAACTTGCAGAACCATCAGGGACGAACAGCGACAGCGCCGGAGGCGACAGCTTCACCGACGAATCGTCCGTGGCGTCATCGATCGAGCATTTGGTGGCCGGCAGTCAAGGTGTGATCACCAAGCGGATCGACTTGGCGCTGCTCGAAGGGCGAGAGCTGCTCTCGCGTTCGATCGAGCGTGCCGCATTGGTCGGCGCCGGCATGGTCTTGGCGACGGCGGCGTGGTTCGCCGGGGCGGGAGCCTTCGTCCTGCTCGTAGCCCCAGATGCCAGCCCGGTCATTCGTTTAGCCGCCTTCGGGTTGCTCAACGGGGCAGGTGCGGTCGGGCTCGTCACGCTCGCCATGCGACACAGTCGGCCGCCGACACGGGTGCGCCCGAACGGCAACGGGCCAACACGACAGCGTGAACCGTTACCAGCCGAAGGAAAGAACTGA
- a CDS encoding response regulator transcription factor, translating into MDDNGGVRKSLRALLESAGLAVETYASGEEFLAAYNPEHPGCLVLDVRLRYGNGLALQDELRRRKAMLPIIVLTGHGDVQTSVRALKAGAFDFLQKPAPPAVLLERIGAAIDFDHQARAATTDRTAVSERLAQLTPREREVMELLIAGKPSKEIAAALHVSVRTVEGHRRMVLLKANVSSAAQLVRTVLGAREADPRV; encoded by the coding sequence GTGGACGATAACGGCGGGGTGCGCAAGTCGTTGCGCGCGTTGCTGGAGTCGGCGGGCCTCGCGGTCGAGACGTACGCCTCGGGTGAAGAGTTCCTCGCCGCCTACAATCCCGAGCACCCGGGCTGCTTGGTGCTGGATGTCCGCTTGCGATACGGCAACGGCCTTGCCCTCCAGGACGAACTCCGCCGGCGCAAGGCAATGCTCCCGATCATCGTGCTGACCGGCCACGGGGATGTGCAGACCTCCGTGCGGGCGTTGAAGGCGGGGGCATTCGACTTCCTGCAAAAGCCGGCGCCGCCCGCTGTGTTGCTGGAGCGGATCGGTGCCGCGATCGACTTTGATCACCAGGCACGCGCGGCGACGACCGACCGCACCGCCGTCAGCGAGCGACTCGCGCAGCTCACGCCCCGCGAACGCGAAGTAATGGAGTTGCTGATCGCGGGCAAACCGTCCAAGGAAATCGCGGCGGCGTTGCATGTCAGCGTCCGTACCGTGGAAGGACACCGCCGCATGGTGCTCTTGAAGGCGAACGTCTCCTCGGCCGCGCAGCTGGTCCGCACCGTGCTGGGGGCCCGGGAAGCAGACCCACGCGTGTAG